In Streptomyces sp. ML-6, the genomic stretch GACACGGTGTGGCGCCGGGCGGCGGCCCGGGTCGCGAGGCGGCTCTCGGTGCGGCTCCAGGTGTACGGCCTCGGGCCGGGCGCCGAGCTGGAGCCGGAGGACGGGGCCGACTGGGCCGCGGCGCACGGGACCACGGCCCAGGGCGCCGTGCTGGTGCGCCCCGACGGCTTCGTCGCCTGGCGTTCGACGGGTCCGGCCGATGACGCCGAGGCCACTTTGCACGAGGTCCTGACCACCCTGCTGCACCGGTCCTGACCTCCGGCGCCGCCGGGGGCGGCGGGCAGGGAGCGACAGCACGGAGGGGCGACGCGGATCAGCCGCGTCGCCCCTCTTGCCATGGGGTGGGATGGCCTGAATTACTGCTGTCGAAAGATCGACCGAATGATCGGTCGCCTGCTCGGAAGAGGGAGATCCGGATGACGGCTCTGCTGGACGAGGCGGAACGACTGGGCCGGGACGAGCTGGAGGCACTCCAGCTGGAACGGCTGCGGGCCACGCTGCGCCACGCGTACGAGAACGTGAGCCACTACCGGGCCGCGTTCGACTCGGCCGGGCTGCGGCCGGACGACTGCCGCTCGCTCGCCGACCTCGCGCGCTTCCCCTTCACGACCAAGGCCGATCTGCGGGACAACTACCCCTTCGGCATGTTCGCCGTCCCCGAGGAGCGGGTGCGGCGCATCCACGCGTCCAGCGGGACCACGGGCCGCCCGACCGTCGTCGGCTACACCCAACGGGATCTGGACACCTGGGCCGATGTGGTCGCGCGCTCGATCCGGGCGGCGGGCGGGCGCCCCGGGCAGAAGGTCCATGTGGCGTACGGATACGGGCTGTTCACCGGCGGGCTCGGGGCGCACTACGGGGCGGAGCGGCTCGGCTGCACGGTGATTCCCGCCTCCGGGGGCATGACGGCCCGGCAGGTCCAGCTGATCCAGGACTTCCGCCCCGAGATCATCATGGTGACCCCGTCGTACATGCTGACGCTCCTCGACGAGTTCGAGCGGCAGGGCGTCGATCCGCGTTCGACCTCGCTGCGGACCGGGATCTTCGGGGCCGAGCCGTGGACGCAGGAGATGCGGCGCGAGATCGAGGAGCGGTTCGCCATCGACGCGGTGGACATCTACGGGCTCTCGGAGGTGATGGGGCCCGGGGTCGCGCAGGAGTGCGTCGAAACGAAGGACGGACTGCACGTCTGGGAGGACCACTTCTATCCGGAGGTGGTCGATCCGCTGAGCGGCGAGGTGCTGCCCGAGGGCGAGGAGGGCGAGCTGGTCCTCACCTCGCTCACCAAGGAGGCCCTGCCGGTGATCCGCTACCGGACGCGGGACCTGACCCGGCTGCTGCCGGGCACGGCCCGGGTGTTCCGCCGGATGGAGAAGGTGACCGGGCGCAGCGACGATCTGGTGATCCTGCGCGGTGTGAACCTCTTCCCGACACAGATCGAGGAGATCGTGCTGCGCACCCCGGGGGTGGCTCCGCACTTCCAGCTGAGGCTGACCCGCCGGGGCCGTCTCGACGTGCTGACGGTGCGTGCGGAGGCGCGGGCGGGGGCCACCCCGGAGCAGCGGACGGCCGCCGCGGAGTCGATCACGGCGGCCGTGAAGGACGGCATCGGGGTGTCGGTCGGGGTCGAGATCGTCGATCCGGAGACGCTGGAGCGGTCGGTCGGCAAGTTCCGGCGGATCGTGGACGAGCGCAAGCCGCGGTAGCGTCCCGCGGGGCCCGTCGGGCGGCCTCCGTGGCCGCCCGACGGGTACTCAGGGTGTGGGCCGGCCGTTCCCGGCGAACCGGTCCCGCAGTTCCCGCTTGAGGATCTTCCCGCTGGCGTTGCGTGGCAGCCGGTCCACGAAGAGGACCTTCTTGGGGGCCTTGAAGTGGGCGATCCGCTCCCGGGCGTGTGCGATGAGCTCGTCCGCCGTGGCGTCCCCGCGCAGCACGACGACGGCGGTGACGGCCTCGATCCAGCGTTCGTCGGGCAGTCCGACGACGGCGGCCTCGGCGACGGCGGGGTGGGTGTAGAGGGCGTCCTCGACCTGCCGGGAGGCGACGAGGACGCCGCCGGAGTTGATGACGTCCTTCACCCGGTCGACGACGGTGAAGTAGCCCTGCGCGTCGCGCACCGCGAGGTCGCCGGAGTGGAACCAGCCGTCGCGGAAGGCCGCCGCGCTCTCCTCGGGCTTGTCCCAGTAGCCCTCGCACAGCTGGGGCGAGCGGTAGACCACCTCGCCGGCCGTGCCGTCGGGGACCTCCTTGCCGTTCTCGTCGACGACCTTGGCCTCGACGAAGAGGACGGGCCTGCCGCAGGAGTCCATCCGGCCCTCGTGCTCGTCCGGTCCGAGGACGGTGGCGAGCGGGCCGATCTCGCTCTGTCCGAAGCAGTTGTAGAAGGCGAGTCCGGGCAGTCGTTCGCGGAGCCGTTCCAGGACGGGCACGGGCATGACCGACGCGCCGTAGTACGCCTTGCGCAGGCCGCCGAGGTCGCGGGTGGCGAAGCCGGGGTGCTGGGAGACGCCGATCCAGACGGTGGGCGGGGCGAAGACGCTGTCGGCCCGTCCCGTCTCGACGAGGTCGAAGATCCGGTCCACGTCGGGCGCGTCCAGGATGGTGTTCTGCGCGCCGACCGCGAGGTAGGGCAGCAGGAACACGTGCATCTGCGCGGAGTGGTAGAGCGGCAGGGAGTGGACGGGCCGGTCGGTGGCGCGCAGGTCGAGCGCCGTGATCGCGCTGACGTACTCGTGCACGAGGGCGCCGTGCGTCATCATCGCGCCCTTGGGCAGGGCGGTGGTGCCCGAGGTGTAGAGCAGCTGGACGAGGTCTCCCGCGGCCGGTTCGCGTTCGGGGACGAAGGGGCGCGGGGTGGCGGTGGCGTCGAGGAGGGAGTCCGGCGCGTCGCGCAGCGGGCGCACGGGGAACGCGGCGGGGACCCGTTCGGCGAGGTCGGGGTCGGTGAGGACGAGGGCGCTGCCCGACTGGTCGAGGATGTACGAGAGGTCGTCGCCGGTGAGGTTCTGGTTGACCGGTACGTGGACCAGGCCCGCGCGGGCGCAGGCGAGGTAGCCGATCAGGTAGGCGTCGGAGTTGTGCGCATAGCAGGCGACCCGGTCGCCGGGGCGCAGTCCGTGCTCGCCGGTGAGGACGGCCGCCGCGGTGCTGACGGCCGTGTCGAGCTCCGCGTAGCTCCACGACCTGTCCGCGTACCGCACGGCGGTGCGCTCGGGGGTGCGCCGGGCACTGCGGGCCACGACTCCGTCGACTGTGCTGCTCCGTACACCTGTCATGGCGTGATCCTGGGCGGCCGGAACCCGGCGGTCAAGGGTTCGGATACCGGTGAGGATGTTGACAGGGGTGCGGGGGTGCTGGCTGAGTGACGCGTGGCGACTCGAAACCTCGGGCAACCGCCTTTCGCACCAGCACAGTTGGGAGGACCGTTGCCGCTCCGCAACCGTCTGAGACTCCTCGCGATATCCGGCCTCGCACTGTTCACCGTTTCGGCCTCGCTGCCCCCGGCGGCGGCCGACGGCCCGCACCGTTCCCACCACCCGTCGGGCGGTGGGCTGTCCGCCACGATCCGCTACACCGAGTACGGCATCCCGCACATCGTGGCGAAGGACTACGCGAACCTGGGCTTCGGCACCGGCTGGGCCCAGGCCGCCGACCAGGTGTGCACGCTCGCCGACGGCTTCGTGACCCTGCGGGGCGAGCGGTCGCGGTACTTCGGTCCGGACGCGGCTCCGGACGGTTCGCTGTCCTCCGCGGCGAAGAACCTCTCCAGCGACCTCTACTTCCGCGGAGTGCGCACGAGCCGCACCGTGGAGAAGCTGCTGAGGACGCCCGCTCCGGCGGGGCAGAGCCGGGAGGTCAGGGAACTGGAACGCGGCTGGGCGGCCGGTTACAACGCCTGGCTGGCGCAGAACCGGATCGACGACCCGGCCTGCCGGGGCGCCGACTGGGTGCGCCCGGTGACGACCATGGACGTCGTGATGCGCGGCTACGCGCTCTCGGTGCTCGGCGGTCAGGGGCGTGTCGTCGACGGGATCACGGCCGCCGAGCCGCCCGCGGGCGGCGCCCGGTCGTCCGGTGCCCCCTCGCCCGGCGACGCGGCGGAGGCGGCCCGGCGGCTGCTGTCGACGCAGAACGCGGACATGGGCTCCAACGCGGTCGCGTTCAGCGGCGGCACGACGGCCAACGGACGGGGTCTGCTGCTGGGCAATCCGCACTACCCCTGGCAGGGCGGTCGGCGGTTCTGGCAGTCGCAGCAGACGATTCCCGGCGAGCTGAACGTGGCGGGCGGTTCGCTGCTGGGCGCGCCGATCGTGTCGATCGGGCACAACGCGCACATCGCGTGGAGCCACACCGTCGCCACCGGGGTGCCGCTCAACCTCCACCAGCTCGCCCTCGATCCGGCCGATCCGACCGTGTACCTGGTGGACGGCCGGCCCGAGCGGATGACGAAGCGCACGGTGTCGGTGGCGGTGCGGGGCGGCGGCACGGTGACCCGCACCCAGTGGTGGACCCGGTACGGGCCGGTCGTCACCTCGTTCGGTGCCGAGCTGCCGTGGACGGCGACGACCGCGTACGCGCTCAACGACCCGAACGCCGCGAACCTGCGGCTCTCGGACGCGGGCCTGAGCTTCAGCAGGGCGCGCAGCACGGCGGACGTCCGGGCCGCGCTGCGCCGCGTCCAGGGGCTGCCGTGGGTGAACACCGTCGCGGCCGACTCCGCCGGGCACTCCTTCTTCTCGCAGTCGCAGGTGCTGCCGCGGATCACGGACGAGCTCGCGCAACGGTGTTCCACCCCGCTGGGCAGGGCCACGTATCCGGCGTCCGGGCTCGCGGTGCTGGACGGTTCGCGCAGCGACTGCGCGCCGGGCTCGGACCCGGACGCCGTGCAGCCGGGGATCTTCGGGCCGGACCGGATGCCCACCCTGGAGGACGCCCCGTACGTGGAGAACTCCAACGACAGCGCCTGGCTGACGAACGCGGACACGCCGCTGACCGGCTACGAGCGGATCTTCGGCACGATCGCCACGCCCCGTTCGATGCGGACCCGGGGCGCGGTCGAGGACGTGTCGGCGATGGCGGCGCGGGGCCGGCTGACCGTGGCCGATCTCCAGCGGCAGCAGTTCGCCAACCGGGTGCCGGCCGGTGACCGGGCCGCGGCGGACCTGGCGGACGCCTGTGCCGCGCTGCCCGGCGGCCGGGCGACCGGCAGCGGCGGCGAGGCGGTCGACGTGTCGGCGGCGTGCGGGGTGCTGCGGCGCTGGGACCGGAGGACGGACACCACCAGCCGGGGCGCGCTGCTCTTCGACCGGTTGTGGCGCAGGGTGGCGGCCACGGTACCGGCGGCCGAGCTGTGGAAGGTGCCCTTCTCCCCCGCCGACCCGGTCGCCACCCCGAACACGCTGAACACCTCGGCGCCCGGCGTGACCCGGGCGCTCGCCGACGCGGTGGCCGAGCTCCGGGCGGCCGGTACCGCGCTGGACGCGCCGCTGGGCCGGCACCAGTGGGTCGAGCGCAACGGCCGGCGCATCCCGGTCGGCGGCGGCACCGAGTCGCTCGGCGTCTGGAACAAGATCGAGCCGGAGTGGGACGCGGCGTCCGGCTCCTACCGGGAGGTGTCGGCCGGCTCCAGCTACATCCAGGCGGTCGGCTGGGACGGGAGCCGGTGTCCGGTGGCGCGCACCCTGCTCACGTACTCCCAGTCCTCCGACCCGGGCTCGGCGCACTACAGCGACCAGACCGAGCTGTACTCGGGGGAGCGCTGGGTGACGTCGCGGTTCTGCGAGAAGGACATCATGCGTTCGCCCGCGCTGCGGGTGGTGCGGGTCCACGAGCGCCGGTAGTCCCTCGCGGTGCGATCGGCCCCCGGCCGCCCGCGGGGCGGTCAGGGGCTGATCGCGAGGAAGACGAACGCGACGAAGATCGACAGGTGGACGCCGCCCTGGAGGAGGGTGGCCCGTCCGGGTACGACGGTCAGCGCGCCGACGAGCATGGTGAGCGCGAGCAGCACCATGTGGATGGCGCCCAGGCCGAGGTGGAGCGGGCCGTCGAGCCAGATCGAGGCGAGGGCGATGGCCGGGATGGTCAGGCCGATGCTGGCCATCGCCGAGCCGAGGGCGAGGTTGAGGCTGGTCTGGACGCGTTCGCGGCGGGCCGCCCGGACCGCCGCCAGGGTCTCCGGCAGCAGCACCAGCAGGGCGATGACGACGCCGACCACGGCCTGGGGCATCCCGGCCGCCGCCACCCCGGCCTCGATGGCCGGCGAGACGGACTTGGCGTCCCCGACCACGGCGACGAGCGCGACCAGCAGCATCGTCAGGCTCAGGGCCGTGGCGCCCCGGCCCGGCAGTGGTGCGTGCTGTTCGGCCTGTTGGGGCGTGCCCTCCTGGGTGAGCGGGAGGAAGTACTCGCGGTGGCGCACCGTCTGCACGGCGACGAACAGCCCGTACAGGAAGAGCGAGGCGACGGCGGCGAAGGCCAGTTGGGCGGTGGAGAACTCGGGGCCCGGTTTGCCGATGGTGAAGGTCGGCAGGACCAGGCTGAGGGTGGCGAGCGTGGCGACGGTCGCGAGGGCGCCGCCCGAGCCCTCGGCGTTGAAGACGGCGACGCGGGTGCGGACGGCCCCCACGAGCAGGGACAGTCCGACGATGCCGTTGCAGGTGATCATCACGGCGGCGAACACGGTGTCGCGCGCCAGCG encodes the following:
- a CDS encoding acyl-CoA synthetase, whose protein sequence is MTGVRSSTVDGVVARSARRTPERTAVRYADRSWSYAELDTAVSTAAAVLTGEHGLRPGDRVACYAHNSDAYLIGYLACARAGLVHVPVNQNLTGDDLSYILDQSGSALVLTDPDLAERVPAAFPVRPLRDAPDSLLDATATPRPFVPEREPAAGDLVQLLYTSGTTALPKGAMMTHGALVHEYVSAITALDLRATDRPVHSLPLYHSAQMHVFLLPYLAVGAQNTILDAPDVDRIFDLVETGRADSVFAPPTVWIGVSQHPGFATRDLGGLRKAYYGASVMPVPVLERLRERLPGLAFYNCFGQSEIGPLATVLGPDEHEGRMDSCGRPVLFVEAKVVDENGKEVPDGTAGEVVYRSPQLCEGYWDKPEESAAAFRDGWFHSGDLAVRDAQGYFTVVDRVKDVINSGGVLVASRQVEDALYTHPAVAEAAVVGLPDERWIEAVTAVVVLRGDATADELIAHARERIAHFKAPKKVLFVDRLPRNASGKILKRELRDRFAGNGRPTP
- a CDS encoding penicillin acylase family protein, yielding MPLRNRLRLLAISGLALFTVSASLPPAAADGPHRSHHPSGGGLSATIRYTEYGIPHIVAKDYANLGFGTGWAQAADQVCTLADGFVTLRGERSRYFGPDAAPDGSLSSAAKNLSSDLYFRGVRTSRTVEKLLRTPAPAGQSREVRELERGWAAGYNAWLAQNRIDDPACRGADWVRPVTTMDVVMRGYALSVLGGQGRVVDGITAAEPPAGGARSSGAPSPGDAAEAARRLLSTQNADMGSNAVAFSGGTTANGRGLLLGNPHYPWQGGRRFWQSQQTIPGELNVAGGSLLGAPIVSIGHNAHIAWSHTVATGVPLNLHQLALDPADPTVYLVDGRPERMTKRTVSVAVRGGGTVTRTQWWTRYGPVVTSFGAELPWTATTAYALNDPNAANLRLSDAGLSFSRARSTADVRAALRRVQGLPWVNTVAADSAGHSFFSQSQVLPRITDELAQRCSTPLGRATYPASGLAVLDGSRSDCAPGSDPDAVQPGIFGPDRMPTLEDAPYVENSNDSAWLTNADTPLTGYERIFGTIATPRSMRTRGAVEDVSAMAARGRLTVADLQRQQFANRVPAGDRAAADLADACAALPGGRATGSGGEAVDVSAACGVLRRWDRRTDTTSRGALLFDRLWRRVAATVPAAELWKVPFSPADPVATPNTLNTSAPGVTRALADAVAELRAAGTALDAPLGRHQWVERNGRRIPVGGGTESLGVWNKIEPEWDAASGSYREVSAGSSYIQAVGWDGSRCPVARTLLTYSQSSDPGSAHYSDQTELYSGERWVTSRFCEKDIMRSPALRVVRVHERR
- the paaK gene encoding phenylacetate--CoA ligase PaaK, which encodes MTALLDEAERLGRDELEALQLERLRATLRHAYENVSHYRAAFDSAGLRPDDCRSLADLARFPFTTKADLRDNYPFGMFAVPEERVRRIHASSGTTGRPTVVGYTQRDLDTWADVVARSIRAAGGRPGQKVHVAYGYGLFTGGLGAHYGAERLGCTVIPASGGMTARQVQLIQDFRPEIIMVTPSYMLTLLDEFERQGVDPRSTSLRTGIFGAEPWTQEMRREIEERFAIDAVDIYGLSEVMGPGVAQECVETKDGLHVWEDHFYPEVVDPLSGEVLPEGEEGELVLTSLTKEALPVIRYRTRDLTRLLPGTARVFRRMEKVTGRSDDLVILRGVNLFPTQIEEIVLRTPGVAPHFQLRLTRRGRLDVLTVRAEARAGATPEQRTAAAESITAAVKDGIGVSVGVEIVDPETLERSVGKFRRIVDERKPR
- a CDS encoding ionic transporter y4hA codes for the protein MNTRTTVRSLATRWTVVVPLVAALALVLSWGRELPPLAVGLVVLCLAGAVLAAVHHAEVIAHRVGEPFGSLVLAVAVTVIEVALIVTLMVGGGPKAAALARDTVFAAVMITCNGIVGLSLLVGAVRTRVAVFNAEGSGGALATVATLATLSLVLPTFTIGKPGPEFSTAQLAFAAVASLFLYGLFVAVQTVRHREYFLPLTQEGTPQQAEQHAPLPGRGATALSLTMLLVALVAVVGDAKSVSPAIEAGVAAAGMPQAVVGVVIALLVLLPETLAAVRAARRERVQTSLNLALGSAMASIGLTIPAIALASIWLDGPLHLGLGAIHMVLLALTMLVGALTVVPGRATLLQGGVHLSIFVAFVFLAISP